Proteins encoded by one window of Camelus bactrianus isolate YW-2024 breed Bactrian camel chromosome 9, ASM4877302v1, whole genome shotgun sequence:
- the SLC1A5 gene encoding LOW QUALITY PROTEIN: neutral amino acid transporter B(0) (The sequence of the model RefSeq protein was modified relative to this genomic sequence to represent the inferred CDS: deleted 1 base in 1 codon), translating to MVADSPKGDSKAYAAAAPTANGASALVPLEDPGAAKGGSCGSRNQVCRCLRANLLVLLTVVAVVLGVALGLGVSGAGGALALGPARLAAFAFPGELLLRLLRMIILPLVVCSLIGGAASLDPSALGRLGAWALLFFLVTTILASALGVGLALALQPGAAFAAINASVGAFGSVQEAPSKEVLDSFLDLVRNIFPSNLVSAAFRSYATSYKEIPFDETLVKVPVGGEVEGMNILGLVVFAIVFGVALRKLGPEGELLIRFFNSFNDATMVLVSWIMWYAPVGIMFLVAGKIVEMEDVGMLFTSLGKYILCCLLGHTIHGFLVLPFIYFLFTRKNPYRFLWGIMTPLATAFGTSSSSATLPLMMKCVEEKNGVAKHISRFILPIGATVNMDGAALFQCVAAVFIAQLNQQSLDFVKIITILVTATASSVGAAGIPAGGVLTLAIILEAVNLPVHDISLILAVDWLVDRSCTVLNVEGDAFGAGLLQNYVDRTECRSSVPELIQVKSETPLPVPAEEGNPLLKTIRDLLGMLTPVRRNQSCKSQ from the exons ATGGTGGCCGATTCACCTAAAGGAGACTCCAAAGCGTACGCGGCGGCGGCGCCCACCGCCAACGGTGCCTCGGCGTTGGTTCCTCTAGAGGACCCAGGCGCAGCAAAAGGCGGCAGCTGCGGCTCCCGGAACCAGGTGTGCCGCTGCCTTCGAGCCAACCTGCTGGTGCTGCTGACGGTGGTGGCGGTGGTCTTGGGCGTggcgctggggctgggggtgtcgGGGGCCGGCGGCGCACTAGCGCTGGGCCCCGCGCGCCTGGCTGCCTTCGCCTTCCCTGGCGAGTTGCTGCTGCGCCTCCTAAGGATGATCATCTTGCCGTTGGTGGTGTGCAGCCTGATCGGTGGCGCCGCCAGCCTGGACCCGAGCGCGCTCGGCCGTCTGGGCGCCTGGGCGCTGCTATTTTTCTTGGTCACCACAATACTAGCTTCTGCGCTCGGCGTGGGTTTGGCGCTCGCGCTGCAGCCGGGAGCCGCTTTCGCAGCTATCAACGCCTCGGTTGGAGCCTTCGGCTCGGTGCAAGAAGCCCCCAGCAAGGAGGTGCTCGATTCGTTCCTGGATCTTGTGAG AAATATCTTCCCCTCCAACCTGGTGTCCGCAGCCTTTCGCTCA tATGCTACCTCCTATAAGGAGATACCATTTGATGAAACCCTGGTGAAG GTGCCTGTGGGGGGTGAAGTGGAGGGTATGAACATCCTAGGACTGGTGGTGTTTGCCATCGTCTTCGGCGTGGCCCTGCGGAAGCTGGGGCCTGAAGGAGAGCTGCTCATCCGTTTCTTCAACTCCTTCAATGACGCCACTATGGTGCTGGTCTcctggatcatgtg GTATGCTCCTGTGGGTATCATGTTCCTGGTGGCCGGCAAGATCGTAGAGATGGAGGACGTGGGGATGCTCTTCACCAGTCTTGGCAAATACATCCTCTGCTGCCTGCTCGGCCACACCATCCACGGGTTCCTGGTGCTGCCCTTCATCTACTTCCTCTTCACTCGCAAAAACCCCTACCGCTTCCTCTGGGGCATCATGACGCCGCTCGCCACTGCCTTCGGGACCTCCTCCAG CTCAGCCACTCTGCCGCTGATGATGAAGTGCGTAGAGGAGAAGAATGGCGTGGCCAAGCACATCAGCCGCTTCATTCTTCCCATCGGTGCCACTGTCAACATGGACGGAGCTGCGCTCTTCCAGTGTGTGGCTGCAGTGTTCATTGCACAGCTCAACCAGCAGTCATTGGACTTCGTGAAAATTATCACCATCCT GGTCACTGCCACAGCATCCAGTGTGGGTGCAGCGGGCATCCCAGCTGGAGGTGTCCTCACTTTAGCCATCATCCTTGAGGCAGTCAACTTGCCGGTTCATGACATCTCCTTGATCTTGGCTGTGGATTGGCTAGT GGACCGGTCCTGTACTGTCCTCAATGTGGAAGGTGATGCCTTTGGGGCGGGACTCCTTCAAAATTACGTGGATCGTACAGAGTGTCGTAGCTCAGTGCCCGAGCTGATCCAGGTGAAGAGTGAGACGCCCCTGCCTGTCCCCGCCGAGGAAGGCAACCCTCTCCTCAAA ACTATCCGGGACCTGCTGGGGATGCTGACCCCTGTGAGAAGGAATCAGTCATGTAAATCCCAGTAG